The Bacteroidota bacterium genome window below encodes:
- the clpP gene encoding ATP-dependent Clp endopeptidase proteolytic subunit ClpP: MDFTSVIKRNEDLIHHGLDKAQQFKSQLVPMVVEQTSRGERAYDIYSRLLKERIIFLGTPVYDEMASLIVAQLIFLESEDPDKDVMLYVNSPGGSVSAGLAIYDTMQYVRPEISTICVGMAASMGQVLLTGGAAGKRIALPHSKIMMHQPLGGTQGQATDIEIYTKEMLRTRDTIYNIISKHSGKPTDQIMKDAERDNYMTAEQAKDYGLIDVILTKREKPEKK, from the coding sequence ATGGATTTTACAAGTGTTATTAAAAGAAATGAAGACCTTATCCATCACGGATTAGATAAGGCTCAGCAATTCAAAAGCCAGTTAGTCCCGATGGTTGTCGAGCAGACTTCCAGAGGCGAACGCGCTTATGATATTTATTCAAGATTATTAAAAGAAAGAATTATATTTTTAGGAACTCCGGTTTACGATGAAATGGCTTCGCTTATTGTAGCTCAGTTGATTTTTTTAGAATCTGAAGATCCCGATAAAGATGTAATGCTTTATGTAAATTCACCCGGAGGAAGTGTTTCTGCAGGTCTTGCAATTTACGATACCATGCAATACGTACGTCCTGAAATCAGCACAATCTGTGTAGGTATGGCTGCATCTATGGGACAGGTATTATTAACAGGCGGAGCAGCGGGTAAAAGAATTGCTTTACCGCACTCAAAAATTATGATGCACCAGCCTTTAGGAGGCACTCAGGGACAGGCAACTGACATCGAAATTTATACAAAAGAGATGCTCAGAACCCGCGATACTATATATAATATAATTTCAAAGCACTCAGGCAAACCGACTGACCAGATTATGAAGGATGCCGAACGTGACAATTATATGACAGCAGAGCAGGCAAAAGATTACGGTTTAATTGATGTAATTCTAACAAAGCGCGAAAAACCAGAGAAAAAATAA
- a CDS encoding outer membrane beta-barrel protein — MKKIIYVFIFMLMITGLSQAQTSKIVKTPFTPTFQVIVKGAYSVPLSHQDFKDFTSGFPGAQLELAYDFNPCWAVYGNFSADFISAKDFPVTTGGVTSDLKTSTQLSGSIGPRYYFNLRSAPLWKIYTDVGVGIYSVKRGDNTETSSQGTVTVTQDAFSQVGLNLGAGANVVVGSKMVVTMGAKYHFIMKKSAYSQTGTISDGTTSLPYNSPAADVPERSYLQFSLGLGFRL, encoded by the coding sequence TTGAAGAAAATTATTTACGTATTCATTTTCATGCTCATGATAACAGGATTATCACAAGCACAGACATCCAAAATTGTAAAGACACCTTTTACACCTACATTTCAGGTTATCGTGAAAGGCGCTTATTCAGTTCCGCTATCACATCAGGATTTTAAAGATTTCACAAGCGGATTTCCGGGCGCACAATTAGAGTTAGCTTACGATTTCAATCCATGCTGGGCAGTTTATGGAAATTTCAGCGCAGATTTTATTTCAGCTAAAGATTTTCCTGTTACAACAGGTGGGGTTACATCTGACCTTAAAACCAGTACACAGTTATCAGGTTCAATCGGACCAAGATACTATTTCAATCTGCGTTCAGCTCCATTATGGAAAATTTATACTGACGTAGGTGTAGGAATATACTCTGTTAAACGCGGCGATAATACAGAAACAAGCTCACAAGGAACAGTTACAGTAACACAAGATGCTTTTTCACAGGTAGGACTTAATCTCGGTGCAGGTGCAAACGTAGTTGTAGGTTCCAAAATGGTTGTAACAATGGGAGCAAAGTATCACTTCATAATGAAGAAATCAGCTTATTCGCAAACAGGTACAATTTCAGACGGAACTACAAGTCTGCCTTATAATAGTCCGGCAGCAGATGTTCCTGAAAGAAGCTACTTACAATTCAGCTTAGGATTAGGCTTCAGATTATAA
- a CDS encoding outer membrane beta-barrel protein — MKKISLLLVLLFVVASTTFGQANKGWDGTKPEVWKGSKAWMFTYTPFQTDLGPVNAGSVDGTQLAGLGFKYFVSNDWSLAFGVAFGTASATTNDTTKSSATQFGASIDFDMHMKSMYSIAPYIGLNVNIGSRSTTDDRTTAPNSVYQRKYSGMTFGAGINVGFDWYFTPGISLGGKYTLSFNTTGAPETTTIPYANGGAGTSVITKGPSSTNFGTGIMSVIMNVHF; from the coding sequence ATGAAAAAAATTTCTTTACTACTTGTTTTGTTGTTTGTAGTTGCTTCAACAACATTCGGTCAGGCAAATAAAGGATGGGACGGAACAAAACCTGAAGTCTGGAAAGGCTCAAAAGCCTGGATGTTCACATACACACCATTTCAAACAGACCTGGGTCCTGTAAATGCAGGATCAGTTGACGGAACACAACTAGCCGGTCTTGGATTCAAATATTTCGTAAGCAATGACTGGTCATTAGCATTCGGTGTTGCATTTGGAACAGCAAGCGCAACCACAAACGATACAACTAAATCTTCAGCAACACAATTCGGCGCTTCTATTGATTTTGACATGCATATGAAATCAATGTACAGCATAGCTCCTTACATCGGTTTAAATGTTAACATTGGTTCAAGAAGCACAACAGATGACAGAACAACTGCACCTAACTCTGTTTACCAAAGAAAATATTCAGGAATGACATTTGGCGCAGGTATCAATGTTGGTTTTGACTGGTATTTCACACCCGGTATTTCATTAGGCGGAAAGTACACATTATCTTTCAATACAACAGGTGCACCTGAAACAACAACTATTCCTTACGCAAACGGCGGAGCAGGAACATCAGTAATAACTAAAGGTCCTTCTTCAACAAACTTTGGTACAGGTATCATGAGTGTAATAATGAATGTACACTTCTAA
- a CDS encoding outer membrane beta-barrel protein → MKKITLLVVMLFFVASATFAQANKGWDGTKPEVWKGSKSWQFTYTPFQSDLGQVFAGEADGIRMGGVGFRYFVSNDWSLTFGVGFGTASSTTNDTTKTSATNFGGSVDFDYHMRSMYSVAPYIGLNVNVGSRSSTDDRTAAPGAVFQRKFSTLTFGAGVNVGFDWYFTPGMSLGGKYTLSFNTTGAPETTVTPYANGGAGTSVITKGPSTTGFGTGIMSVILNVHF, encoded by the coding sequence TTGAAAAAAATTACTTTATTAGTTGTTATGCTATTTTTCGTAGCATCAGCTACATTTGCTCAGGCAAACAAAGGCTGGGACGGAACCAAACCGGAAGTATGGAAAGGTTCAAAGTCATGGCAGTTCACATACACACCATTCCAATCAGATCTTGGCCAGGTATTCGCAGGTGAAGCTGACGGAATAAGAATGGGCGGCGTTGGCTTCAGATATTTCGTAAGCAACGACTGGTCTTTAACATTCGGTGTTGGTTTTGGAACAGCTAGTTCAACAACAAATGATACAACAAAAACTTCTGCAACTAACTTCGGTGGTTCAGTAGATTTTGATTATCACATGAGAAGCATGTATAGCGTTGCTCCTTACATTGGCTTAAACGTTAATGTTGGATCAAGAAGCTCAACGGATGACAGAACAGCAGCACCGGGTGCAGTTTTCCAAAGAAAGTTCTCTACATTAACTTTCGGTGCAGGCGTTAACGTTGGTTTTGACTGGTACTTCACACCAGGTATGTCTTTAGGTGGAAAGTATACATTATCTTTCAACACAACAGGCGCTCCGGAAACAACAGTAACACCATATGCTAATGGTGGAGCAGGAACTTCAGTAATTACAAAAGGTCCTTCTACAACAGGCTTTGGTACAGGTATTATGAGTGTGATATTAAACGTACACTTCTAA
- a CDS encoding outer membrane beta-barrel protein, with product MKKILIAMLLVFAVTGISNAQNHTSFKPSLQVIARGSYSVPLSHQDFKDNVSGFPGAQIELAYDFSPCWGVYGNLSADFISAKNSTLTTGGTTTTQKTAMQFPVFIGPRYYINMKNAHLWKIYADVGAGLYGTKPGDITTTTSLGTSTTTQDANSQFGFNAGAGANVVVGSRMIVTFGAKYHFVMKSSDALVSGTTTDVNGVSSSYSISKDLSEYSYLQFNAGVGFRF from the coding sequence TTGAAAAAAATCCTAATTGCCATGCTGCTCGTTTTCGCAGTAACTGGCATATCAAACGCACAAAATCACACATCATTTAAACCATCTTTACAGGTTATTGCAAGAGGTTCTTATTCAGTGCCACTTTCACATCAGGATTTTAAAGATAATGTAAGCGGATTTCCGGGAGCACAGATTGAACTGGCTTACGACTTCAGTCCATGCTGGGGAGTTTACGGAAATCTCAGCGCAGATTTCATCAGTGCCAAGAACAGCACACTTACCACAGGCGGAACAACAACCACTCAAAAAACTGCAATGCAGTTTCCTGTATTTATTGGACCCAGATATTATATCAACATGAAGAATGCTCATCTTTGGAAAATTTATGCTGATGTTGGTGCAGGACTTTACGGAACTAAACCCGGAGATATAACTACTACTACTTCATTAGGAACTTCAACAACTACTCAGGATGCAAATTCACAATTTGGTTTTAATGCCGGAGCAGGTGCCAATGTTGTCGTAGGTTCCAGAATGATTGTCACATTTGGCGCAAAGTATCATTTTGTTATGAAGAGTTCAGATGCTTTAGTTTCAGGAACTACTACAGATGTCAATGGAGTCAGCTCATCATATTCTATTTCCAAAGATCTGAGTGAGTACAGCTACCTGCAATTTAATGCAGGTGTAGGTTTCAGATTCTAA
- the tig gene encoding trigger factor, protein METNIKELENTKKEFEATLSYDELKPHFDKATEKFRKKANIPGFRKGKAPLSMIKKMYGESLEFNALEDITNDVFKEYVRDNKIDIIDIGAILDMDYKPKEKFTFKIAYETKPIVKLEEYKGLELTKTVYDIHESLVDEEIDYFRFRNATFELDGQAMDDQYMITVDIQNLDDAGNVIEGETQKGLQIYLANPDIYPEFKAGFQGIKEGESRVVETKNADGGPKKVQVTATKVEKVILADMNEEFFKKVLGKDDIKTEEEFRDYIRKDIKKVYDDMTSNKMKNDVVNEMIKANDVVVPDKYVEYFLDDFVKEEKEKHKGHNHGLDEVEFRKQKRVDAIVAAKWMLLREELIKAENIEADDADFMKLAEETASRFNIPAENLLGIYKQNEDIRMRILNDKVLDFLIANAKVTEKNELRKKQELGNAPAEEK, encoded by the coding sequence TTGGAAACTAATATAAAAGAATTAGAGAACACTAAAAAAGAGTTCGAAGCCACCCTATCTTATGATGAATTAAAACCACACTTTGATAAAGCTACGGAAAAATTCCGTAAAAAAGCTAATATTCCCGGATTCAGAAAAGGAAAAGCGCCGCTTTCTATGATAAAGAAAATGTACGGAGAGAGCCTTGAATTCAACGCGCTTGAAGATATCACAAACGATGTATTTAAAGAATATGTAAGAGATAATAAAATTGATATTATCGATATCGGCGCAATCCTTGATATGGATTACAAGCCGAAAGAAAAATTTACTTTTAAAATCGCTTACGAAACAAAACCAATCGTAAAGCTTGAAGAGTACAAAGGTCTTGAGCTGACAAAAACTGTTTATGATATTCATGAATCTTTAGTAGATGAAGAGATAGATTATTTCAGATTCAGAAATGCTACGTTTGAGCTCGACGGCCAGGCAATGGATGACCAGTACATGATAACAGTTGATATACAGAACTTAGATGACGCAGGAAATGTTATAGAAGGGGAGACTCAGAAAGGCTTGCAGATCTATCTTGCAAATCCTGATATTTACCCTGAGTTCAAAGCAGGTTTCCAGGGCATCAAAGAAGGCGAATCAAGAGTTGTTGAAACAAAGAATGCTGACGGCGGTCCGAAAAAAGTTCAGGTAACGGCAACTAAGGTTGAAAAAGTTATCCTTGCTGATATGAATGAAGAATTCTTCAAAAAGGTCTTAGGAAAAGACGATATTAAAACTGAGGAGGAATTCAGAGATTACATAAGAAAGGATATCAAAAAAGTTTATGACGACATGACTTCAAATAAAATGAAGAACGATGTTGTAAATGAAATGATAAAGGCAAACGATGTTGTTGTACCCGATAAATACGTTGAGTACTTCCTTGATGACTTCGTTAAAGAAGAAAAAGAGAAACATAAAGGACATAATCACGGCTTAGATGAAGTTGAGTTCAGAAAGCAAAAGAGAGTAGATGCCATTGTTGCTGCAAAGTGGATGCTCCTGCGCGAAGAATTAATCAAAGCTGAAAACATTGAAGCTGATGATGCTGACTTTATGAAGCTTGCCGAAGAGACTGCTTCAAGATTTAATATTCCTGCTGAAAATCTTCTGGGAATTTATAAACAAAATGAAGATATCAGAATGAGAATATTGAATGATAAAGTATTGGATTTCTTAATTGCCAATGCAAAGGTAACGGAGAAAAACGAATTAAGAAAGAAACAGGAGCTTGGTAATGCCCCTGCCGAAGAAAAATAA